One part of the Humulus lupulus chromosome 9, drHumLupu1.1, whole genome shotgun sequence genome encodes these proteins:
- the LOC133801095 gene encoding protein N-terminal and lysine N-methyltransferase efm7 isoform X1 — translation MDIALFSPSSLFSEEDDVSSNGEEKEETQQSFVERKHEFPGMELTIREFSFHQLNANLLWPGTFAFVEWLVEHRSWIEGRRCLELGSGTGALAIFLRKLFHLEITTSDYADQEIEDNIAHNCRENGITPALPHVKHTWGDSFPIAEPDWDLVIASDILLYVKQYPNLIKTLSFLLKSYKSKDDGAVPQTKKEETAMCIGLPKPAFLMSWRRRIGKEDESLFFSGCEDAGLDVKHMGSRVYCIKLRETTKNNI, via the exons ATGGACATAGCTCTCTTTTCACCATCTTCCCTTTTCTCTGAGGAAGACGATGTTTCATCTAAtg GTGAAGAAAAGGAGGAAACCCAGCAAAGCTTTGTGGAGAGGAAACACGAGTTTCCTGGAATG GAGTTGACCATCAGAGAATTTTCATTTCACCAACTGAATGCTAATCTTCTCTGGCCTGGCACATTTGCCTTTGTGGAATGGCTAGTTGAACACCGATCATGGATAGAAGGGCGGCGTTGCTTGGAACTTGGCAG TGGCACTGGTGCTTTGGCAATCTTTCTTCGAAAATTGTTTCATCTTGAAATCACAACTTCAGATTATGCTGATCAGGAAATTGAAGATAATATAGCTCATAACTGCAGGGAAAATGGAATAACACCTGCTCTTCCTCATGTTAAAC ATACATGGGGTGACAGTTTTCCAATTGCCGAGCCCGACTGGGACCTTGTCATTGCTAGCGATATCTTATTGT ATGTAAAACAGTATCCAAATTTGATAAAAACTCTCTCCTTTCTCCTCAAATCGTATAAGTCAAAAGATGATGGAGCGGTTCCTCAAACAAAGAAAGAGGAGACTG CAATGTGCATAGGATTGCCTAAGCCGGCATTTCTAATGAGTTGGAGGCGCAGAATTGGAAAGGAGGACGAGTCACTCTTCTTCAGTGGTTGTGAGGATGCTGGTCTTGATGTGAAGCATATGGGATCACGAGTCTATTGCATCAAGCTTAgagaaacaacaaaaaataacaTATAA
- the LOC133801095 gene encoding uncharacterized protein LOC133801095 isoform X2 has protein sequence MDIALFSPSSLFSEEDDVSSNGEEKEETQQSFVERKHEFPGMELTIREFSFHQLNANLLWPGTFAFVEWLVEHRSWIEGRRCLELGSGTGALAIFLRKLFHLEITTSDYADQEIEDNIAHNCRENGITPALPHVKHTWGDSFPIAEPDWDLVIASDILLSMCIGLPKPAFLMSWRRRIGKEDESLFFSGCEDAGLDVKHMGSRVYCIKLRETTKNNI, from the exons ATGGACATAGCTCTCTTTTCACCATCTTCCCTTTTCTCTGAGGAAGACGATGTTTCATCTAAtg GTGAAGAAAAGGAGGAAACCCAGCAAAGCTTTGTGGAGAGGAAACACGAGTTTCCTGGAATG GAGTTGACCATCAGAGAATTTTCATTTCACCAACTGAATGCTAATCTTCTCTGGCCTGGCACATTTGCCTTTGTGGAATGGCTAGTTGAACACCGATCATGGATAGAAGGGCGGCGTTGCTTGGAACTTGGCAG TGGCACTGGTGCTTTGGCAATCTTTCTTCGAAAATTGTTTCATCTTGAAATCACAACTTCAGATTATGCTGATCAGGAAATTGAAGATAATATAGCTCATAACTGCAGGGAAAATGGAATAACACCTGCTCTTCCTCATGTTAAAC ATACATGGGGTGACAGTTTTCCAATTGCCGAGCCCGACTGGGACCTTGTCATTGCTAGCGATATCTTATTGT CAATGTGCATAGGATTGCCTAAGCCGGCATTTCTAATGAGTTGGAGGCGCAGAATTGGAAAGGAGGACGAGTCACTCTTCTTCAGTGGTTGTGAGGATGCTGGTCTTGATGTGAAGCATATGGGATCACGAGTCTATTGCATCAAGCTTAgagaaacaacaaaaaataacaTATAA